Proteins encoded within one genomic window of Thermus albus:
- a CDS encoding macro domain-containing protein, which translates to MARIRVQEGDITEFRGDALVNAANNHLKLGAGVAGAILRKGGPSIQEECDRIGKIRVGEAAVTGAGNLGVRYVIHAAVLGDEPASLETVRQATRSALEKAVELGLRTVAFPLLGTGVGGLPVEEVARVMLSEIKKAPDTLEVTLYGFRREDAEAIRKAL; encoded by the coding sequence ATGGCCCGCATCCGTGTCCAAGAAGGGGACATCACCGAGTTCCGGGGGGATGCCCTCGTCAACGCCGCCAACAACCACTTGAAGCTGGGCGCTGGGGTGGCGGGGGCCATCCTAAGGAAAGGGGGCCCCTCCATCCAGGAGGAGTGCGACCGTATAGGGAAGATCCGCGTGGGAGAAGCCGCGGTCACCGGAGCCGGCAACCTGGGAGTTCGCTACGTGATCCATGCCGCCGTCTTGGGGGATGAGCCCGCCAGCCTGGAAACCGTGCGCCAGGCCACCCGAAGCGCCTTGGAAAAGGCGGTGGAGCTAGGGCTAAGGACGGTGGCCTTTCCCCTTTTGGGCACCGGGGTGGGGGGGCTTCCCGTGGAGGAGGTGGCCCGGGTGATGCTTTCGGAGATCAAGAAGGCCCCGGATACCCTCGAGGTCACCCTCTATGGCTTTCGCCGGGAAGACGCCGAGGCCATCCGCAAGGCCCTGTGA